The following coding sequences lie in one Deltaproteobacteria bacterium genomic window:
- a CDS encoding ABC transporter permease gives MVPIRYNVRNLFVRRATTLAAALGVALVVFVLAAALMLAEGLARTLDMSGRRDTAIVLRKGSDSEMPSSIEDATVTLIKGAPGVKKGDDGAPMVLPEAVVVLFQDLSNGKGKSNVTLRGVPLSEVQQFRPEVKVVQGKLAAAGSDEVIVGTKLVGRFKGLEVGQSLELRKNRAVKVVGVFESDGSSFESEVWGDLDYVRQSFGREGVVSSVRVRLDSPAVFDGFAAALEQDKRLGLDASPEPEFYKKQSENTSIFIMALGTIIAVFFSIGAMIGGMITMYGAVAHRRREIGVLRALGFSRSAIMFSFLLESVLLALLGGAIGTVASLAMGMVKFSMLNFTTFSEIVFEFHATPEILVRSLIFGGVMGIIGGFLPAIRAARTAPIEAMKG, from the coding sequence ATGGTTCCGATTCGCTACAACGTGCGCAACCTCTTCGTCCGTCGTGCCACGACCCTCGCTGCCGCGCTCGGTGTGGCGCTGGTGGTGTTCGTGCTGGCCGCGGCGCTGATGCTCGCCGAGGGGCTCGCGCGCACGCTCGACATGTCGGGCCGACGCGACACCGCGATCGTGCTGCGCAAGGGCTCGGACTCCGAGATGCCGAGCTCGATCGAGGACGCCACGGTCACGCTCATCAAGGGCGCACCGGGGGTGAAGAAGGGCGACGACGGGGCACCGATGGTGCTGCCCGAGGCGGTCGTCGTGCTCTTCCAAGACCTCAGCAACGGCAAGGGCAAGAGCAACGTGACGCTGCGCGGCGTGCCGCTCAGTGAGGTGCAGCAGTTTCGCCCCGAGGTGAAGGTGGTGCAGGGCAAGCTCGCGGCAGCCGGCAGCGACGAGGTCATCGTCGGCACCAAGCTGGTCGGGCGCTTCAAGGGGCTCGAGGTGGGGCAGTCGCTCGAGCTGCGCAAGAATCGAGCGGTGAAGGTCGTCGGCGTGTTCGAGTCCGACGGCTCGTCGTTCGAGTCGGAGGTGTGGGGCGACCTCGACTACGTGCGGCAGTCGTTCGGCCGCGAGGGCGTGGTGTCGTCGGTGCGCGTGCGGCTCGACAGCCCCGCGGTGTTCGACGGCTTCGCGGCCGCGCTCGAGCAGGACAAGCGGCTCGGGCTCGACGCCTCGCCGGAGCCGGAGTTCTACAAGAAGCAGTCCGAGAACACCTCGATCTTCATCATGGCGCTCGGCACCATCATCGCGGTCTTCTTCTCGATCGGCGCGATGATCGGCGGCATGATCACGATGTACGGCGCGGTCGCGCACCGCCGCCGCGAGATCGGCGTGCTGCGAGCGCTGGGCTTCTCGCGCTCGGCGATCATGTTCTCGTTCCTGCTCGAGAGCGTGCTGCTGGCGCTGCTCGGCGGGGCCATCGGCACCGTCGCGTCGCTGGCGATGGGCATGGTCAAGTTCTCGATGCTCAACTTCACGACCTTCTCGGAGATCGTGTTCGAGTTCCATGCGACGCCCGAGATCCTCGTGCGCTCGCTGATCTTCGGCGGCGTGATGGGCATCATCGGCGGCTTCCTGCCGGCGATTCGTGCCGCCCGCACGGCGCCCATCGAAGCGATGAAGGGTTGA
- a CDS encoding ABC transporter permease codes for MTLGSLTIKNIGHNWLRTVLTVVGTAIAILSFVMIRTTLAAWEQGVENAAQDRLSTIHRVTFVMPLPKRYFDEFNGQRGKIPGVKASTYINWFGAKHPTRESEFFANLAVDSDTFFDVYSEMAVPADQLAAWRENPQGAIIGEALANQFGWKVGDDVTLTGTIYPGDWQFKVEGIYVATKKSIDRAQFILHWNYVNETLPEGRKDQIGWIASTIDSASQAATISQAIDAKFDEQEIQTRTMSERAMNMEFLGGASAILRALDIVSLVILGIMMLILGNTIAMGVRERTHEYGVLLALGFRPKHIASFVLGEGITIGLLGGGLGLLMAYPLIEQGLGRWLEENMGAYFPYFSIPTSVAAVALGLAAALAAIAAVIPAYSASKLDVIDALRRLG; via the coding sequence GTGACGCTCGGCAGCCTGACGATCAAGAACATCGGCCACAACTGGCTGCGCACGGTGCTGACGGTGGTCGGCACCGCGATCGCGATCCTCTCGTTCGTCATGATCCGCACCACCTTGGCGGCGTGGGAGCAGGGCGTCGAGAACGCGGCGCAGGATCGCCTGTCGACCATCCACCGCGTCACCTTCGTGATGCCGCTGCCCAAGCGCTACTTCGACGAGTTCAACGGGCAGCGCGGCAAGATCCCTGGGGTCAAGGCCTCGACCTACATCAACTGGTTCGGCGCCAAGCACCCCACCCGCGAGAGCGAGTTCTTCGCCAACCTCGCGGTCGACAGCGACACCTTCTTCGACGTCTACAGCGAGATGGCCGTGCCCGCCGACCAGCTCGCGGCGTGGCGCGAGAACCCCCAGGGCGCCATCATCGGTGAGGCGCTCGCCAACCAGTTCGGCTGGAAGGTCGGCGACGACGTCACGCTCACCGGCACCATCTATCCCGGTGACTGGCAGTTCAAGGTCGAGGGCATCTATGTCGCGACCAAGAAGTCGATCGATCGCGCGCAGTTCATCCTGCACTGGAACTACGTCAACGAGACCCTGCCCGAGGGCCGCAAGGACCAGATCGGCTGGATCGCCTCGACCATCGATTCGGCCAGCCAGGCCGCGACCATCTCCCAGGCCATCGACGCCAAGTTCGACGAGCAGGAGATCCAGACCCGCACGATGAGCGAGCGCGCGATGAACATGGAGTTCCTCGGCGGCGCGTCGGCGATCCTGCGCGCACTCGACATCGTCTCGCTGGTGATCCTCGGCATCATGATGCTGATCCTCGGCAACACCATCGCGATGGGCGTGCGCGAGCGGACCCACGAGTACGGCGTGCTGCTCGCGCTCGGCTTTCGGCCCAAGCACATCGCGAGCTTCGTGCTCGGCGAGGGCATCACCATCGGCCTGCTCGGCGGTGGGCTGGGCCTGCTCATGGCGTATCCGCTGATCGAGCAGGGCCTCGGCCGCTGGCTCGAGGAGAACATGGGCGCGTACTTCCCCTACTTCTCGATCCCGACCTCGGTGGCCGCGGTCGCGCTGGGCTTGGCCGCGGCGCTGGCGGCCATCGCAGCGGTGATCCCTGCCTACTCCGCGTCGAAGCTCGACGTGATCGACGCCCTGCGCCGGCTGGGCTGA